The window GAAATCATCTCAAAAGCAGCTCGAAAAATGGGAAAAGCTGCGAAGATGGGTCAAGGGTTGGAACAGGTTTTGATCAATATAATTATCAATGCTTTGGAATCTCTTCCAGATCGCAGTCGTTCCGTTTCTGTTTCAGTTCATATTTATGAAGAACTGAATAATTCCATGGCAGCCATTTTGATCAGTGATCATGGTCGTGGCATCAGGAATGATATTATCAATAAAATTTTTCAGCCATTCTTTTCCACCAAAACGGATCAGGGTGGTACGGGTCTTGGTCTGGCCATCTCAAGAAAAATAATTGAATCCCATGGCGGAAAAATTCACATCAAGTCGAGTTTTGGTTTTGGAACCATTGTGACCGTCTTGTTGCCGATCCGATCCCGCATGAAGTTTTGATTCAACTGTCTGATCCACGAAAACAAAATATTATTGAAAGTGGTTGGGGGAGTCTGAGGGGGAGGCTTCGCCTGCCCCCTCAGCGGGGGTCTGGGGGCAGCGCCCCCAGGAAAAACGGGCTGAACGGTTACGTTCACTGTTTCTGTCATGCAATTTTATGTATCATTTTTATTGTATTTCTGAGTTCAATCAAATGATCACGAAGCTGTTTGGATCGATCTTTCAACCAATTCAATTTTATAAAAACGTCTTTACTGTGTTCAATGACATCCATTTGCTGATATTTTTGTAAATCATCCCGAATATTGTCAATTTCATTCATGATTTGTTTAACAACCTTGTCCCCTCCCATGGATTTCCAGACTTGATAATCCATGTCTCCACCAACCAGGCCCATTTTTATTTCCAGTAACAACCGATCAACACACATGCATGATTCGTTGACTTCGTCGGCATACAGTTTTTTCTGCTGATGTAAAAACTCAGCTTCATCAATAAAATCCGAGGTGTTTTTAATTAAATTGACGATCATGATAAGTTGTTCTGACAATGAATAAATACGCGGACTCTTGTAATACAAAGGCGTATATAAGCTTGTATTATTGATATATAATTGTATATGGCTATTATAATCTATTCCGGCACCGGTAACCATTTTTGCTTCTTCAATAATTTCATCCAAAATTTTAGTATAGTGAAGTATAGCCGACTTCCATGGGCTGATCCATGATGAATCAAACATTTCAATCTTTTTCATAATATCTTTTAAATAATCATTTTTCAGCAACGGGATTATTGTTAATATATTTAAAATATCTTCCATACAGTCACTGACAGTTGATTGATCTTTGGAATTTTTATTGGCAGAAAGCTCGCAATAATTTTGAATAAATATTTTGCGGGACCATGGAAGTATTTCTTTATCATGAGAAAATGTCGAGAAAAAAACCAAATAAACAAATTTTGATATTGGATAATAAATATAATAGATCAGAAAATACATAAAATGTCCCTTGAATTTTTGCAACACATGGTTGTTCATATTATTTGTATTTGTATGACATGTGCCGACCGGATTTATTGTATCACATTCCCATATCTTTAAAATTCCAGCAGAGTTGCAATATGAACATAACCCGGTTTTTTTTGTTTTGTTGGTAATTGACTTGACGAAATTATCATTGCCATTTTTCAGATCGAATTGATCCCGGGGGGCCAGTTCTTTGTAGGCCAAATTGAGAGTCATTTCAAAATCCCGTTGGATCGTGGATTTTAATTTTCTACTGGTGATCGCTTCCATGAAATTCAATTTTTTGAATAATGGTACCGTGCAAGATCGTTTCAAATTTCTGTCAAATCTTTCTTGACCTTTTTTCATGCTCAGCAGGAGTTGATTTCCCAATTGAATAAATGATATTTTGTCGGGGTTTTTATTCCATTGCAATTCCGGATACAAGATTCCCAAAAATCCACATTCGTCACGATCCATGGCTTCTCGAATACGATCCATGGCGAGATCAAGAGCAAGGACACCGTATAAAATTTTCTTGCGTATTACAGGTCTGAAAAGGTGTAAAAACCAGATTTTCGAATTGACGAAAAAATTTGTATCCACTTCACCATATTTCAGTTCGAAACTTAAGTGTCCCAGCCATATGAATACGGCGTCCTGTATCAATAATTTTGAAGGTCTGGGCAACCAACTTAAAAGAGAAACCCATATTTCTTTTTTTTCAAAAAAATCATTGATATTTTGGACAAATTCATCCGACAATTTTGAAAACACGGACGATTTTATCTTAATTGCTTTTCCATCCTCTCTGGCTGTCTTTATTATTGAACGGGAAAAAAATAATATTTCTCCAAAATTAAATAGAATAGAAAAAAATATTGCAAATAGTATGATAAAGCCGGCCAGAACCACCCCATATTGATCTACCAGAATCCGATTCAAGTCCGTGGTATTCTTGTGAACGACCACGGCATGGGTATTTTTTTTGATCGAATTCGTCCTTTCGGCAAAATAGGATGTTTCTTGATCGACGAACCGGGTAGCGAGGCCATGGTAATTGGCATGGATGGAAACAAAGGTCAGCACGACAGCCAGGAAAACCCAGCGTGGTTTCATTTTGAACAAATGGACCAGGCCGCCCCAAAATTGTTCTTTTTCGGCAATTTCCTGCAACAGACGGCTTTTGAAATCAAGAACGACCAGGGAAAGAAAAAAACCGACGACCATGCCGATCACTTGACGGGAAGTTTCCCCGGAAATTTCGACAGACAAGGTTGCCAAAATATTCTGAAATGCAGAGGTCTGAAAAAATTCATGAACACCATGAAACGTTGCCCATGACGACAGAATAAAAAAAACGACGGACAGAAAAGGTTTGATATGAAATTTAGAAGAGACCGCACTTGTTCCACGCCCACAAAATTCCGAAACAGTGCCTTTGACAATGTCCTTGAATGTTCCATGTGCGGCTTGCATGTTGAGTTGAAAAACCATTTGTGTCAGTATGAAGAACGGATTGTCGATGATGTTTCCTTCATCCCCGCTATTCAATGAACTTTCAAAAACCGAGAGCTGATCAAGGAGAGGCGTTCTGACTTCATTCACTTGTGTCGGATCGGCTTCTGCAATTGAAAGTCTCTCTTCTGTGACCTTGTCGCGCAGCACGGCGACGGCTTGCAGGGTTTCGGACCACTTTTCTTGTGCATGGAGAAAAAATTCCTGATAGCTTTCCATGCAGGAGATGTGATCCCTGTTTTGAATTGGCAAAAGGCAAATCAGATCGTCTGGATTGACCTCATGGGAGAACAGATTGACGACCATACGACCATAAACGACCAATGGACGTGACATCGGACTTCCATTTTCCTTGTTGGGTAATGTCACATCCTGGCCAATCATGTCTGAACCGATTCATCCAAACTGGACACAGCAAATGAATACAAAACACCCTGTTACGCAGGGACCCGTTTCAGTATTTCCAGGAAGGGTTTTTCATCATGTTGATTCAAAAAAAAAGTCTTTTTATTGCAGGACTTGTTTTGGCACAGACATCTTTGTTGCCCGTCGATCTGTCTTTCAAATTGCAAGACCTCCAATCCGCCACACTCCGGACACCGAATATCCACGACGATGTTTGAAATATTATTTTGGGCCAATGGAAAATTTCCACTGACTCCATTATACAGACCGTACTCGGTCATTGTTGGATCGTTGCAACAGGGAACCCGATGTTCCGAATCGGAACCATGCCCATGATTGCTTTGATCCAAAATTTGTCTCTTGTTCTTTTGTTCTCCTTCTGGTTGAAAATGCTGGATTGAATATAAATATTCAGTTGCGTACAAGTTTCCTCGTCCGGAATAACCCATATGGTGATCTTGGCCGGAACCCGTGGGTGCCATATCCTTTTTGCAGCATATGTCACAAACTTCAATATACTCTCTGCAATCGCACCTGACAAAACTGACCAGATTTTCCAGTTTCAGAATCAAAAAAATCTTTGCTGCGTTGGCACTGATATTTCTTATTGAAAAAGTGAAATTTCTCTCTTTCGAAAGTTGATGCAAACGTAAAATCAGGCCAGCCGATTGGCTGCAAAAACCGTTGGCATTGGAGAGGTCAATCAACAAATGAAAATCAATTTTCGACTTGTAATCATTGACCGCTTTCAGGATGGAGCCATGCTCCATGAAATCGAAACTGTCACCGGAAAAAATCAGTAATGTATTGTTTTTTTTAAAAAATTTTTGAATCATGTCGTGATCCTCGGG of the Magnetococcales bacterium genome contains:
- a CDS encoding GHKL domain-containing protein, with protein sequence EIISKAARKMGKAAKMGQGLEQVLINIIINALESLPDRSRSVSVSVHIYEELNNSMAAILISDHGRGIRNDIINKIFQPFFSTKTDQGGTGLGLAISRKIIESHGGKIHIKSSFGFGTIVTVLLPIRSRMKF